A stretch of Desulfotignum phosphitoxidans DSM 13687 DNA encodes these proteins:
- a CDS encoding PAS domain-containing sensor histidine kinase — MSVKPTYEELEARIRELERAAEAKNKTGDPDIIRTLSESFQQLADHSQDAIYLFDIESGTFPFFNKRFLALFGSREQGRPVLTSGTVAQRIHPQDADKLRAARKKTLEAGETTGDVEYRYIGADGTTRWMHDRWSVVRDRHHRAIAIEGFVRDNTQRKQAEEELEHSRNSALIGSYIVQKGRFVYVNPQFCKITGYAQNELTGMKSLDLVHADYQDHVLECARQMLAGRRTTPYEFRVVDRMGQIKWVMETVTSVKHQGTRAALGYFMDITQQQQVAQEQRDKEKLRAILEMAGAVSHELNNPLQVVLIGIEKLAAPNLKPSQKQDLIQLIKKHTLRMMELSAKIQKISQYATKDYVQGKKIFDIDAATIELPGDIKNEAQ; from the coding sequence ATGTCAGTCAAACCCACATATGAAGAACTGGAAGCCAGAATCCGGGAATTGGAGCGTGCTGCCGAAGCCAAAAACAAAACCGGGGATCCGGATATTATCCGGACACTGTCCGAGAGCTTTCAGCAGCTGGCCGATCATTCCCAGGATGCCATCTATCTGTTTGATATTGAATCCGGGACCTTTCCTTTTTTTAACAAGCGGTTTCTGGCGCTGTTCGGCAGCCGGGAGCAGGGACGGCCGGTATTGACCTCCGGGACTGTGGCCCAGCGCATCCACCCCCAGGACGCTGACAAGCTTCGGGCCGCAAGAAAAAAAACCCTGGAAGCCGGTGAAACCACCGGAGATGTCGAATACCGCTACATCGGTGCCGACGGCACCACCCGGTGGATGCATGACCGGTGGTCCGTGGTCCGGGACCGGCATCACCGGGCCATTGCCATTGAAGGATTCGTTCGGGACAACACCCAGAGAAAACAGGCGGAAGAGGAACTGGAACACAGCCGGAACAGCGCTTTGATCGGCAGTTATATCGTGCAAAAAGGCCGGTTCGTCTATGTAAATCCTCAATTCTGCAAGATTACCGGATATGCACAAAATGAACTGACCGGCATGAAGTCTTTGGACCTGGTACATGCGGATTACCAGGACCATGTTCTGGAGTGCGCCCGGCAGATGCTGGCCGGACGCCGGACCACACCTTACGAATTCCGGGTCGTGGACCGGATGGGTCAAATAAAATGGGTCATGGAAACAGTGACCTCTGTCAAACACCAGGGAACCCGGGCCGCATTGGGGTATTTCATGGATATCACCCAGCAGCAGCAGGTGGCACAGGAACAGCGGGACAAGGAAAAACTCAGGGCCATTCTTGAAATGGCCGGCGCAGTCAGCCACGAGCTGAACAACCCGCTTCAGGTGGTGTTGATCGGGATTGAAAAACTGGCGGCACCCAACCTGAAACCATCCCAGAAACAAGACCTGATACAGCTCATAAAAAAACACACCCTGCGCATGATGGAGCTGTCTGCCAAAATTCAGAAGATTTCCCAGTATGCCACCAAAGACTATGTGCAGGGCAAAAAAATCTTTGATATCGATGCGGCCACCATAGAACTCCCCGGAGACATTAAAAATGAGGCCCAGTGA
- a CDS encoding Mth938-like domain-containing protein — protein sequence MINSYSFGKMTVNGKEFRKDLMILPDGSVLSPWIRKSGHRLTLEDLKPVLETDAEILVIGTGKPGLMRPHATLVQDLQEKGITAMVMSSKKAAEKYNALAGTAKGVAACFHLTC from the coding sequence ATGATCAATTCTTATTCCTTCGGCAAAATGACCGTCAACGGCAAAGAATTTAGAAAGGACCTGATGATCCTGCCGGACGGGTCCGTGTTAAGCCCGTGGATCAGAAAATCCGGGCACCGGCTGACGCTGGAAGACTTAAAACCGGTTCTGGAAACTGATGCCGAAATCCTGGTGATCGGCACGGGAAAACCGGGCCTGATGAGGCCCCATGCCACACTGGTACAAGATCTTCAGGAAAAAGGGATCACGGCCATGGTGATGTCCTCAAAAAAGGCGGCTGAAAAATACAATGCCCTGGCAGGCACGGCAAAAGGGGTAGCCGCCTGTTTTCATCTGACCTGCTGA
- a CDS encoding sll1863 family stress response protein translates to MEVKDYCNAMLAEVSAWKNKLEAMKKTADSYSTQQKEKVLPLIGQLEQEVATAQMRVDQLEKECPSDWSPMKNELDDLFGTVGSNVNRAWKDLEAGNVGG, encoded by the coding sequence ATGGAAGTCAAAGATTACTGCAATGCAATGCTGGCTGAAGTTTCTGCTTGGAAAAACAAACTGGAGGCCATGAAAAAAACGGCTGACTCATACAGTACCCAGCAGAAAGAAAAGGTGCTGCCGTTGATTGGACAGCTGGAGCAGGAGGTTGCCACAGCCCAGATGCGGGTGGATCAGCTGGAAAAAGAGTGCCCCTCTGACTGGTCTCCCATGAAAAATGAACTGGACGATCTTTTCGGCACGGTGGGAAGCAATGTGAATCGCGCCTGGAAAGACCTCGAAGCCGGGAATGTCGGCGGATGA
- a CDS encoding GNAT family N-acetyltransferase — MPDLLVRLYDLPGAASERNRQAEQGIVIRRAMAYEKRAVVQWVTHRFGTGWAGECDVAFTRVPVSCFIATDAGNIAGFACHDVTCLNFFGPTGVDEKYRRTGIGKALLLSCLHAMAAKGYAYAVIGGAGPTEFFVKTAGAQTIAGSTPGIYHDRLTLQDMDKGEIP; from the coding sequence ATGCCCGACCTGCTTGTCCGGCTGTATGACCTGCCCGGGGCCGCATCAGAGCGGAACCGTCAGGCTGAACAGGGCATTGTGATTAGACGGGCCATGGCATATGAAAAACGTGCCGTGGTCCAATGGGTGACACACCGGTTCGGCACGGGCTGGGCCGGTGAATGTGACGTGGCCTTCACCCGTGTCCCGGTGTCCTGTTTCATTGCCACCGACGCTGGAAACATCGCCGGTTTTGCCTGCCATGACGTCACCTGCCTGAATTTTTTCGGACCCACGGGCGTGGATGAAAAATACCGCCGTACCGGCATCGGCAAAGCCCTGCTTTTGTCCTGCCTTCACGCCATGGCAGCTAAGGGATATGCCTATGCGGTCATCGGCGGTGCCGGGCCCACGGAATTTTTTGTCAAAACAGCCGGAGCCCAGACCATTGCCGGTTCCACCCCCGGAATTTACCATGATCGACTCACCCTCCAGGATATGGACAAAGGAGAAATCCCATGA
- a CDS encoding MBL fold metallo-hydrolase: protein MTHTRITIICENRAHMARDIMGEHGFAALIKTPDTCLLMDTGQGLGLAHNAKAMKIDLAALDGVVISHGHFDHTGGLMQIPARERPLPIHAHPDLFAAKYVMPKGEPPTYIGIPFSQTALEETINARFEFHSDFTEIAPGVFFSGQVPRTWSFEPSDDRLVTETSDGFVPDPFKDDASLLIETPTGPVILTGCAHSGIVNIMEHFAQKTGHQTFSAVIGGTHLGFVNDPAQLEQAMDAFDKFKVRTIAVSHCTGNEAAARLFHRFKDRFAFAGAGWHMDF from the coding sequence ATGACACACACCCGCATCACCATTATCTGTGAAAACCGGGCCCACATGGCCAGAGACATCATGGGCGAACACGGGTTCGCGGCCCTGATAAAAACCCCGGACACCTGTCTGCTCATGGACACGGGCCAGGGACTGGGACTGGCCCACAATGCAAAGGCCATGAAAATCGATCTGGCCGCCCTGGACGGCGTGGTGATCAGCCACGGCCATTTTGACCACACCGGCGGGCTGATGCAGATCCCGGCCCGGGAACGGCCTTTGCCCATTCATGCCCATCCGGACCTGTTTGCCGCAAAATATGTGATGCCCAAAGGAGAGCCTCCCACCTATATCGGGATCCCGTTTTCACAAACAGCACTGGAAGAGACAATCAACGCCCGGTTCGAGTTCCACAGCGACTTCACTGAAATCGCCCCGGGCGTGTTCTTTTCCGGCCAGGTGCCCCGGACCTGGTCGTTTGAACCCTCTGATGACCGACTGGTGACCGAAACCAGTGACGGATTTGTTCCCGACCCGTTCAAAGACGATGCCAGCCTGCTTATCGAGACCCCGACCGGACCGGTAATTCTCACCGGGTGCGCCCACTCCGGCATTGTCAACATCATGGAACATTTTGCCCAAAAAACCGGGCATCAGACATTTTCCGCAGTCATCGGCGGCACCCACCTGGGATTTGTCAATGACCCGGCCCAGCTGGAACAGGCCATGGATGCGTTTGACAAATTTAAGGTCCGCACCATTGCCGTGTCCCACTGCACGGGCAACGAAGCCGCGGCCCGGCTCTTTCACCGGTTCAAAGACCGGTTTGCCTTTGCCGGTGCCGGCTGGCACATGGATTTTTAA
- a CDS encoding histidine phosphatase family protein codes for MSRKYEVKSDQTLTVIKQLLNQGITKIAAIIRHSERLYSTQARMEPFMNLTPEGLQYAVEMGQNLPAGPLPRMYSSYIGRCIETAYLIDKGFSRQHGIQLPHNQPKEQLAPFYIKDNQKALALLKEQGTYTYIRNWFDSRLDDTVMENPATTAAALTRFMTEQVNGLADNEIAICVSHDWNIFPLKEFALGLPHEEAGDIGYLDGVVFFENKNRMFITSYQADPRPVVAAS; via the coding sequence ATGAGCCGAAAATATGAAGTTAAATCCGACCAGACCCTCACTGTCATCAAACAACTATTAAACCAAGGTATCACAAAAATAGCCGCAATTATCAGACATTCCGAGCGGCTTTATTCCACCCAGGCCCGCATGGAACCCTTCATGAATCTCACACCTGAAGGCTTACAATATGCTGTGGAAATGGGACAAAATCTGCCGGCAGGTCCTCTGCCTCGGATGTACTCCTCCTACATCGGCCGGTGCATTGAAACCGCCTATCTCATTGATAAAGGATTCTCACGCCAGCACGGCATACAACTTCCCCACAACCAGCCAAAAGAACAGCTGGCCCCGTTTTACATCAAGGACAACCAAAAAGCCCTGGCCCTGCTCAAGGAACAGGGCACCTATACATACATCCGCAACTGGTTTGACAGCCGGCTGGATGACACCGTGATGGAAAATCCGGCAACCACCGCGGCCGCCCTCACCCGGTTCATGACCGAACAAGTCAACGGCCTGGCGGACAATGAGATCGCCATCTGCGTATCCCATGACTGGAACATCTTTCCCCTCAAGGAATTTGCCTTGGGACTGCCCCACGAAGAAGCCGGAGACATCGGATACCTGGACGGGGTGGTGTTTTTTGAAAACAAAAACCGGATGTTCATCACTTCATATCAGGCCGATCCCCGGCCGGTGGTTGCCGCCTCATGA
- a CDS encoding HAD family hydrolase: protein MNNFEAVLFDLDGTLVDFQWDLDEAIPEICAILSDAGMDMARYGDPPSYVSLFNLTRDITDQWINRDALEDARKLLAKLDDVYNRYDQDAMKRWQPYPDTRSTLTRLVKEGFRLGVVSNCGREAVHGILARFNLIDFFEIILSRQDMSRLKPHPESLGLALKTLSLSPEKVLFVGDSINDILAADNTGMAACFLSCGESRITGLSATLNVNHISRLSDLLKIL, encoded by the coding sequence TTGAACAACTTTGAGGCGGTACTGTTTGATCTGGACGGCACACTGGTGGATTTTCAATGGGATCTGGATGAGGCCATTCCGGAAATCTGCGCCATTCTCTCGGATGCCGGGATGGATATGGCCCGTTATGGCGACCCTCCCAGTTATGTCAGTCTGTTTAATCTTACCCGGGATATAACAGACCAATGGATCAACCGGGATGCTCTAGAAGATGCACGCAAACTTCTGGCAAAGCTGGATGACGTGTATAACCGGTATGATCAGGATGCCATGAAAAGGTGGCAGCCTTATCCGGACACCCGATCCACACTGACAAGACTGGTCAAAGAAGGATTCCGCCTGGGGGTTGTGAGCAATTGCGGGCGGGAAGCCGTTCACGGTATTCTGGCACGTTTCAACCTGATTGATTTTTTTGAAATTATTCTGTCCCGCCAGGATATGTCCCGGCTCAAGCCCCATCCTGAAAGCCTGGGCCTGGCCCTTAAGACATTATCTCTGTCTCCGGAAAAAGTGTTGTTTGTCGGTGATTCAATCAATGACATCCTTGCAGCTGATAACACAGGCATGGCTGCCTGTTTTCTGTCCTGCGGTGAAAGTCGGATCACCGGCCTTTCAGCCACCTTGAATGTGAACCACATATCCCGCCTGTCGGATCTTCTGAAAATTTTATAA
- a CDS encoding UbiX family flavin prenyltransferase yields the protein MKNRLIVGIAGASGVIYGVRLLEVLKQTDIETHLIMSEAGKLNIQIETSYDVDDVLSMADVTYTNADIAASVASGSFQTLGMVIAPCTVKTLSGIANSFNENLLIRAADVQLKEKRKLALMFRETPLHIGHLRLLTLAAEMGAHIVPPVPAFYHHPETIDDIINQSVGKVLDYMGIAHTLFKRWDNSALEKLKSELN from the coding sequence ATGAAAAATCGGTTAATTGTGGGTATCGCAGGGGCCAGTGGGGTCATTTACGGTGTCCGGCTGCTTGAGGTTCTGAAGCAGACGGATATTGAGACCCATTTAATTATGTCGGAAGCCGGAAAACTGAATATCCAGATTGAAACCAGTTATGATGTGGATGATGTGCTTTCCATGGCAGACGTTACTTACACCAATGCAGATATTGCCGCATCCGTTGCCAGCGGTTCATTCCAAACCCTGGGAATGGTGATTGCCCCCTGCACAGTAAAAACACTTTCAGGAATCGCCAATTCCTTTAATGAAAACCTTTTGATCCGGGCCGCAGATGTTCAACTCAAGGAAAAACGCAAACTGGCCCTGATGTTCAGAGAGACACCATTGCATATAGGTCATTTGAGACTGCTGACCCTGGCTGCGGAAATGGGTGCCCATATTGTTCCGCCCGTACCCGCGTTCTACCATCATCCCGAGACGATTGATGACATCATCAACCAGTCCGTGGGAAAAGTGCTTGATTACATGGGTATTGCCCATACCCTTTTCAAACGCTGGGACAATTCAGCGTTGGAAAAACTAAAGTCAGAACTCAATTGA
- a CDS encoding CBS domain-containing protein, whose product MIVKNWMRKNPDIIPSDLSAKAAIQEFETKKVPFLAVVDDGRFKGFIARRDLREAASWTISTQDIFEIQYFNEKLKVRDIMVRKPVTLSIDDSVENAIKKGSRFGRSFLPVMDGDRLVGTLSNRDFTQALSQLLGEGEGVVGVTIELNGDSKTTIKEILEEFFAADVKINGFFTLKNPNNGANRLIIRFDIKYLKKITPVIKEKGYRLLEEATYKDNNIS is encoded by the coding sequence ATGATCGTAAAAAACTGGATGCGTAAAAACCCTGATATTATTCCCAGTGACTTGTCCGCAAAAGCGGCCATACAGGAGTTTGAAACAAAAAAAGTCCCGTTTTTGGCAGTGGTGGATGATGGCAGATTCAAAGGGTTTATTGCGCGGCGGGATTTGCGAGAAGCTGCATCCTGGACGATTTCAACCCAGGATATTTTCGAGATACAGTATTTTAATGAAAAATTAAAGGTCAGGGATATCATGGTGAGAAAACCGGTAACACTGTCCATTGATGACTCTGTTGAGAACGCCATCAAAAAAGGAAGCCGGTTCGGCCGCAGTTTTTTACCGGTAATGGATGGAGACAGATTGGTGGGAACGCTCTCCAACAGGGATTTCACCCAGGCTTTAAGCCAGCTTTTAGGAGAGGGTGAAGGTGTTGTCGGAGTAACGATTGAATTAAATGGAGATTCAAAAACTACCATAAAAGAAATCCTTGAAGAATTTTTTGCTGCCGACGTTAAAATCAATGGATTTTTTACGCTCAAAAACCCGAATAATGGCGCAAATCGCCTTATCATCCGATTTGACATTAAATACCTGAAAAAAATCACCCCCGTTATCAAAGAAAAAGGATACCGCCTGCTGGAAGAAGCGACATACAAAGACAATAACATTTCATAA
- a CDS encoding HD domain-containing protein — protein sequence MDASLEKKLIETITPLYKKGRDGDWEHILRTVDLCRYLLKHENGDPNIVLPAAYLHDLGWSVVDYADFNAATPLEKTKTISFMQHMEQGAILAGKILNDLSYDETKTREIQRIIKIHDLPETVFKKPNINATLVVEADRLDRYGKTGITRFKTMFGKGKITGPYWEEARQLRKEGLKMWFITPTAGHLAQKLATEMGLFD from the coding sequence ATGGATGCCTCCCTTGAAAAAAAATTGATTGAAACGATTACCCCGTTATATAAAAAAGGACGGGATGGAGACTGGGAACATATCCTGCGCACGGTTGATCTGTGCAGATATCTGCTGAAACATGAAAACGGGGATCCAAACATTGTTTTACCGGCAGCATACCTCCATGATCTGGGATGGTCCGTCGTGGATTATGCTGATTTTAATGCTGCAACCCCTTTGGAAAAAACAAAAACAATTAGTTTTATGCAGCATATGGAACAAGGCGCCATTCTTGCCGGTAAAATATTAAATGATCTTTCCTATGATGAGACCAAAACCAGGGAGATTCAACGCATCATAAAAATTCATGATCTGCCTGAAACGGTTTTCAAGAAGCCCAATATAAACGCAACCCTGGTTGTGGAAGCCGATCGTTTAGACAGATACGGCAAAACAGGAATTACCCGTTTTAAAACCATGTTTGGAAAAGGGAAAATTACCGGTCCATATTGGGAAGAAGCCAGACAACTGCGGAAAGAAGGACTGAAAATGTGGTTCATCACCCCCACAGCCGGACATCTGGCCCAAAAGCTCGCAACGGAAATGGGGTTGTTTGATTAA
- a CDS encoding Tm-1-like ATP-binding domain-containing protein, whose protein sequence is MNTPKTVLIISTLDTKREETRYLKYKFKEIDVLPLLMDLSMRGKEPSRAELTPSHVASAGGSTIEEINQSRERSTITNIIIDGATKIARDLYLAGKIHGVMAIGGSTGSLMATDVMRSLPFGIPKLMISSTAALPGLSTRYIGTGDILLFHSVIEISGVTDMLKNVMDRACYAMKGMIKYVDNTLAAHNKKTIAMTMLGPCEQCARTVRAALEKQGFQITGFSAAGVGDQAMEKMIAEGFFHGVIDLAPGGVGEHYFGYMRDGGPDRLESAGKKGIPQIVSTCSVNHMTPARSKYKKDFYERRKYDLDKFRTWLRLSPDELKQVAGEFARKLNGAKGPVKIMIPLKGWSSVDASGNPTHDPEEDRIFTQTLRSLLDSRIDIIEINANMEDPLFSQMVIKTALEIF, encoded by the coding sequence ATGAATACACCGAAGACGGTTTTGATCATATCCACACTGGACACCAAAAGAGAGGAAACCCGGTATCTGAAATACAAATTTAAAGAAATCGATGTGCTGCCGCTTTTAATGGATCTTTCCATGCGTGGGAAAGAACCTTCCAGAGCGGAACTGACCCCTTCCCATGTGGCGTCGGCCGGCGGCAGCACCATTGAAGAAATCAACCAGTCCAGGGAACGGTCAACCATCACCAATATCATTATTGACGGGGCAACCAAAATTGCACGGGACCTTTACCTGGCAGGCAAAATCCATGGAGTGATGGCCATTGGCGGATCAACCGGATCACTGATGGCAACCGATGTGATGCGTTCGCTGCCATTTGGTATCCCCAAACTGATGATTTCCTCAACAGCGGCATTACCTGGGTTGTCCACCAGATATATCGGTACCGGTGATATTCTTTTGTTTCATTCGGTTATTGAAATTTCAGGTGTGACAGATATGCTCAAAAATGTTATGGACAGGGCCTGCTATGCCATGAAAGGAATGATCAAATATGTGGACAATACCCTGGCCGCCCACAATAAAAAAACCATTGCCATGACCATGCTGGGGCCGTGTGAACAATGTGCCCGAACCGTTCGTGCAGCTCTTGAAAAACAAGGATTTCAAATCACTGGATTTTCTGCAGCCGGTGTCGGGGACCAGGCCATGGAAAAAATGATTGCCGAAGGGTTTTTCCATGGTGTCATCGACCTGGCTCCCGGCGGGGTCGGGGAACACTATTTTGGCTACATGCGGGACGGAGGGCCTGATCGCCTCGAATCTGCAGGGAAAAAAGGGATCCCCCAGATTGTTTCCACCTGTTCCGTCAACCATATGACCCCTGCCCGGTCCAAATACAAAAAAGATTTCTATGAACGACGAAAATATGACCTTGATAAATTCCGAACCTGGCTGCGCCTTTCACCGGACGAACTTAAACAGGTGGCCGGTGAATTTGCCAGAAAGCTGAATGGTGCGAAAGGACCTGTAAAAATAATGATCCCGTTGAAAGGATGGTCTTCGGTAGATGCATCAGGAAACCCGACCCATGATCCGGAAGAAGACAGGATTTTCACTCAAACTTTGCGCAGTTTGCTGGACTCCAGAATAGATATCATTGAAATCAATGCAAACATGGAAGATCCGCTATTCAGCCAGATGGTCATAAAAACAGCATTGGAGATATTTTAA
- a CDS encoding AMP-binding protein: MKPIRYTKEMTDEFVRDGYWTQETFYDFWEKNAREIPDREALVDSKYRLTWQQAVELVDAMAISWVEMGIEKHSRVIIQSPNSVYGFLARIACERAGLISLTVYPYLRKKELTYMVDRTKASAVIILHTYNKFNYLEMYEDLQKEFSHLQNIFLFDDMVPPGAPQGTFSLPTIVEKRVKQPIDKNILAERRLDAIENVAILTTTSGTTGIPKLVEWPAAPRICTSKGRVDIWSLTKDDITMAIAPHAGGAAGTLTYFAAPIAGAKTVMLEEFSPDAALALIEKEKATAVGVVPTHLIRMLEADISKYDLGSLRFIRSAGGYLPPQVAEEAEAAFGASITSDLGTQDMGSVSGCRVKDSKDLRRRTVGRMLPGNKVRLAHQENREITVPDGEPGILYFRGPHAPAGYYRDEELTSTVFDKDGWTTTEDIVKFDQGCLWILGRAKDMIIRGGQNIYPAEVEGLLNDHPAVGSVAIVGYPDREMGERSAAYVIPKSGMNFDFKTMVDHLKSKDIAMFKLPEHLEIVAEFPTVGDSGKVNKETLKKDIREKLGL, translated from the coding sequence GTGAAACCAATTAGATATACAAAAGAAATGACGGATGAATTTGTCCGTGACGGATACTGGACCCAGGAAACTTTTTACGATTTCTGGGAAAAAAATGCCAGAGAAATTCCCGATCGGGAAGCACTGGTTGATTCAAAATACAGACTCACCTGGCAGCAGGCTGTGGAACTGGTTGATGCCATGGCCATATCCTGGGTTGAAATGGGTATTGAAAAACATTCAAGAGTAATCATTCAGTCTCCCAACAGTGTGTATGGTTTTCTTGCAAGAATTGCCTGTGAACGGGCCGGTTTGATTTCTCTGACAGTATACCCCTATCTGAGAAAAAAAGAGCTGACCTATATGGTGGACAGAACCAAAGCATCCGCCGTTATTATTCTTCATACCTACAACAAATTCAACTATCTTGAGATGTATGAAGATCTGCAAAAAGAGTTTTCCCACCTGCAAAATATTTTTCTGTTTGATGATATGGTTCCACCAGGAGCACCGCAGGGTACTTTTTCCCTTCCCACCATTGTTGAAAAACGAGTTAAACAACCCATTGACAAAAACATTCTGGCAGAAAGACGGCTGGATGCCATTGAAAATGTGGCCATTCTCACCACAACTTCCGGTACCACAGGCATTCCCAAACTGGTGGAATGGCCGGCTGCGCCCCGGATATGCACATCCAAGGGACGGGTGGATATCTGGAGCCTGACCAAAGATGACATCACCATGGCCATAGCTCCCCATGCCGGCGGTGCCGCAGGAACCCTCACCTATTTTGCCGCCCCCATTGCAGGGGCCAAAACCGTCATGCTGGAAGAATTTTCACCGGATGCGGCCCTTGCGCTCATTGAAAAAGAAAAAGCCACAGCTGTCGGCGTGGTCCCTACCCATCTGATTCGGATGCTTGAGGCGGATATATCAAAGTACGACCTGGGTTCGCTCAGATTCATCCGGTCGGCCGGCGGATATCTGCCGCCCCAGGTGGCAGAGGAAGCGGAAGCCGCTTTTGGCGCTTCCATCACCAGTGATCTTGGCACCCAGGACATGGGATCCGTGTCAGGATGCCGGGTAAAAGATTCCAAAGACTTAAGGCGACGAACCGTGGGCAGAATGCTTCCGGGAAACAAAGTCAGGCTGGCCCATCAGGAAAACAGAGAAATAACCGTGCCGGATGGTGAACCCGGCATCCTGTATTTCAGAGGCCCCCATGCACCGGCCGGGTATTACAGGGATGAAGAGTTGACCTCAACGGTATTTGACAAAGACGGCTGGACCACGACCGAAGATATTGTCAAATTTGATCAGGGATGCCTGTGGATATTGGGAAGAGCCAAAGACATGATCATAAGAGGTGGGCAAAATATTTATCCGGCCGAAGTGGAAGGACTTTTGAATGATCATCCTGCCGTGGGTTCAGTGGCCATTGTGGGCTACCCGGACAGGGAGATGGGTGAGCGCTCGGCTGCCTATGTTATCCCGAAATCCGGGATGAATTTTGATTTTAAAACCATGGTAGACCATCTGAAATCTAAAGATATTGCCATGTTCAAGCTCCCTGAACACCTGGAGATCGTTGCTGAATTTCCGACGGTTGGCGATTCCGGCAAGGTGAACAAGGAAACCTTAAAAAAAGATATCAGAGAAAAACTGGGCTTGTAA